The Helianthus annuus cultivar XRQ/B chromosome 16, HanXRQr2.0-SUNRISE, whole genome shotgun sequence genome includes a window with the following:
- the LOC118488301 gene encoding uncharacterized protein LOC118488301 — translation MDEHTISFIGTSATDFATECGIIMRNFCPMNYHTWESVPEDAKTLMYEKLEGKFELLRTNTIFMEYVNARLHAQWKRTRGKWSEHWKKNGGKTNPQLARSKRKSDCPIQEWNHLCDYWELEKTKKYSDKMEANRAKQVNISRGGSRSIANHTFQTVRFRLSTHNAIYY, via the exons ATGGATGAGCATACAATATCCTTTATTGGGACCTCAGCAACAGACTTTGCGACCGAGTGTGGAATCATTATGCGCAATTTTTGTCCGATGAACTATCACACATGGGAATCAGTACCGGAAGATGCGAAAACCTTGATGTATGAGAAACTAGAA GGAAAATTCGAGTTATTGCGAACAAATACCATTTTTATGGAGTATGTGAATGCTCGATTACATGCCCAGTGGAAACGCACCCGAGGTAAATGGAGTGAACATTGGAAGAAGAACGGAGGGAAAACTAATCCGCAGCTAGCAAGATCTAAAAGGAAATCTGATTGCCCGATTCAAGAATGGAATCATTTGTGTGACTATTGGGAGTTAGAAAAAACTAAG aaATATAGTGATAAAATGGAAGCTAATAGAGCAAAACAAGTTAATATAAGCAGAGGGGGCTCTCGGTCGATAGCCAATCATACATTTCAAACGGTAAGATTTAGACTTTCGACTCATAATGCAATATATTATTGA
- the LOC118487946 gene encoding uncharacterized protein LOC118487946 has product MPPSPLELYHKLHFNATKQGWLNENSRIEYENIIAHKQEALDELNSKGITITTTMEHQLEKEAIKSVCGRKKTIQSAWEVGVGPVLRKKDSWMKSVAESSQRDSSENESLRNKVIALEAKQKRDKEKYERMFEFIGTKFPDFESTIPIDASVEAISDNTI; this is encoded by the exons ATGCCGCCTAGCCCGTTAGAACTTTATCACAAGCTGCATTTCAATGCCACGAAACAAGGATGGCTAAATGAAAATTCACGTATTGAATAT GAAAACATCATTGCACATAAGCAGGAAGCCTTGGATGAATTAAATTCTAAAGGAATAACAATTACCACTACTATGGAGCATCAACTTGAGAAAGAAGCCATAAAAAGTGTTTGTGGTAGGAAGAAAACAATACAATCAGCATGGGAGGTTGGTGTTGGGCCCGTGTTGAGGAAAAAAGATAGTTGGATGAAATCGGTAGCTGAATCATCTCAACGAGACTCAAGTGAGAACGAAAGTCTGAGAAATAAGGTTATTGCACTTGAGGCGAAACAGAAACGAGATAAGGAGAAATATGAAAGAATGTTTGAGTTCATTGGCACAAAGTTTCCAGACTTTGAAAGCACAATACCCATAGATGCAAGTGTTGAAGCTATTAGTGATAATACAATTTAG